The following are from one region of the Planctomycetota bacterium genome:
- the fliW gene encoding flagellar assembly protein FliW, which yields MEVRTTRFGVLDIPEDRVLEFPKGLLGFSQYTRYCLLEPGEDACFFWLQCLEEPSLAFVVTDPSLFVPEFSVPVRPEQMVELKLNRLEEAQVFVIVNKVEQMLTGNLQGPLVVNTLTRTGEQLVLAEKRWTTRHPLVQVGDGATRRAVSA from the coding sequence ATGGAAGTTCGGACGACGCGGTTCGGGGTTCTGGACATCCCGGAAGACCGGGTGCTCGAGTTCCCGAAGGGGTTGCTGGGGTTCTCGCAGTACACCCGGTACTGCCTGCTCGAGCCCGGGGAGGACGCGTGCTTCTTCTGGCTGCAGTGCCTGGAGGAGCCGAGCCTGGCGTTCGTGGTGACGGACCCCAGCCTGTTCGTGCCGGAGTTCTCGGTGCCGGTGCGTCCGGAGCAGATGGTGGAGCTGAAGCTGAACCGCCTGGAGGAGGCGCAGGTGTTCGTGATCGTGAACAAGGTGGAGCAGATGCTGACGGGCAACCTCCAGGGCCCGCTGGTCGTGAACACGCTCACCCGCACGGGGGAGCAGCTGGTGCTGGCGGAGAAGCGTTGGACGACGCGTCACCCGCTGGTGCAGGTCGGGGACGGCGCGACGCGCCGGGCCGTGTCGGCGTAG